In Spirochaetota bacterium, the following are encoded in one genomic region:
- a CDS encoding dihydroorotate dehydrogenase yields the protein MANLSVNFLNYTLKNPLIAASGTFGFGENYQKFFSSDELGGMVLKGLTPEARIGNDGIRLAETASGMLNSIGLQNPGLEYFESFILPSLKNVNNLRIANINGKSIEDYEILAARADTWEEIDMIELNISCPNVKEGGMAFGTIPEVAAEVTKRVKSLIHTKPLIVKLSPNAMDIGAVAIAVENAGADALSLINTLLGMAIDIKQKKPVLGNVFGGLSGPAIKPIALRMLWQVRQQTSIPILAGGGIFNATDAIEFLMAGADALSIGTAFFSDPLVTQKILKDLQNYMNQENISSLQQIIGIAHL from the coding sequence ATGGCTAATTTATCTGTTAATTTTCTTAATTATACTCTAAAAAATCCTCTTATTGCTGCTTCTGGAACTTTTGGCTTTGGAGAAAATTATCAAAAATTTTTTTCTTCTGATGAACTAGGTGGTATGGTACTAAAAGGACTTACCCCTGAAGCTCGTATAGGAAATGATGGAATTCGTCTTGCGGAAACTGCTTCTGGAATGCTCAATTCTATAGGCTTACAAAATCCAGGTCTTGAATATTTTGAATCTTTTATACTTCCTAGCCTTAAAAATGTTAATAATCTCCGTATTGCGAACATCAATGGAAAAAGTATAGAAGACTATGAAATTCTTGCTGCTCGTGCTGATACATGGGAAGAAATTGATATGATAGAATTAAATATTTCTTGCCCTAATGTAAAAGAAGGTGGAATGGCTTTTGGAACTATCCCCGAAGTAGCTGCTGAAGTTACAAAACGCGTCAAATCATTAATTCATACCAAACCCCTTATTGTCAAATTATCTCCAAATGCTATGGATATTGGAGCTGTAGCTATCGCTGTCGAAAATGCTGGTGCTGATGCCTTGTCTCTTATTAACACTTTATTAGGAATGGCTATTGATATCAAACAAAAAAAACCAGTCCTAGGAAATGTTTTTGGTGGATTATCTGGACCAGCAATAAAACCTATTGCCTTGAGAATGTTATGGCAAGTAAGACAACAAACATCTATTCCTATTCTTGCTGGTGGAGGAATTTTTAACGCTACTGATGCTATTGAATTTTTAATGGCTGGAGCAGATGCTTTGTCCATAGGTACAGCTTTTTTTAGTGATCCGCTTGTTACCCAAAAAATATTAAAAGATTTACAAAATTATATGAATCAAGAGAATATAAGCTCTCTTCAACAAATTATAGGCATTGCCCATCTATAA
- the pyrB gene encoding aspartate carbamoyltransferase encodes MKSLVSINDIDKTTILKICYRALEIKNQRFSKTLSDKIIALLFFEPSTRTKLSFQSAILRSGAHILNFEAENSSLKKGESLEDTIQMTSSYADLIIIRHPEEGAALRAKKVSSCPVINAGDGTNEHPTQTLLDLATILEHNGSLDGITITLGGDLKYSRTIPSLLQALAHFDIKIILASPLLLALPDHLKTKFQDKIILETNSLKEGLKSDYFYMTRVQKERISSTTDISFEEDWILNKNICEQYANKNTKILHPLPRVNEIALDIDNSPYQLYFTQAENGVYTRIALLEYILGVF; translated from the coding sequence ATGAAATCTCTTGTTTCTATTAATGATATTGATAAAACAACTATTTTAAAAATTTGTTACCGAGCCTTAGAAATAAAAAATCAAAGATTCTCAAAAACACTTTCTGATAAAATTATTGCACTTTTATTTTTTGAACCTTCTACAAGAACCAAATTATCTTTTCAAAGTGCTATCTTACGCAGTGGTGCTCATATTCTCAATTTTGAAGCAGAGAACTCTTCCCTCAAAAAAGGAGAGAGTTTAGAAGATACTATTCAAATGACCAGCTCTTATGCTGATCTGATTATTATTAGACATCCCGAAGAAGGTGCTGCACTCAGAGCAAAAAAAGTTAGCTCTTGCCCTGTCATTAATGCAGGTGATGGAACAAATGAACATCCTACTCAGACGCTTCTTGATTTAGCAACTATCTTAGAACATAATGGATCTTTAGATGGTATTACTATCACTCTTGGAGGGGATTTAAAATATAGTAGAACTATTCCCTCCCTACTCCAAGCCTTAGCACATTTTGATATCAAAATAATTCTTGCTTCACCTCTGCTACTTGCATTACCTGATCATTTAAAGACTAAATTTCAAGACAAAATAATCCTAGAAACAAACTCCCTCAAAGAAGGATTGAAAAGTGATTATTTTTATATGACAAGAGTACAAAAAGAAAGAATATCCAGCACTACTGATATTTCATTTGAAGAAGACTGGATCTTAAACAAAAATATTTGTGAACAATATGCTAACAAAAACACCAAAATTCTCCATCCTCTTCCTAGAGTTAATGAAATTGCTCTTGACATAGATAATAGTCCTTATCAATTATATTTCACTCAAGCAGAAAATGGTGTGTATACTCGTATTGCTTTATTAGAATATATTTTAGGAGTTTTTTGA